The sequence below is a genomic window from Polynucleobacter sp. MWH-UH19D.
GAAGCAGGCGGCCGATGAGATGCTCAATTGGCGTGGGCTTGGCACGAGCGTGATGGAGATTAGCCATCGCAGCAAAGAGTTCATGGAAGTTTACGAAGAGACTTTGCAAGATCTTCGTACGCTGATGCACATACCGGATACATATGAGATCCTGCTTTTGCAAGGCGGTGGCCTTGGACAAAATGCAGCTATACCAATGAACTTAATGCCTTTAGCAAAGAATGGCCCAAAGGCAGATTTCTTGGTAACCGGCATTTGGTCTGAAAAATCTTATAAAGAGGCGCAGAAGTACGGCACTGCAAATCTAGCAGCATCATCTGCCGCAGAGAAATTTAATACGATTCCAGCAAGATCAACTTGGCGGCTATCAAGCGATGCAGCGTATGTGCATTACTGCGCTAATGAAACCATTGGTGGTGTTGAGTTTCCTGATGTACCCGATGCTGGAAATACCCCATTAGTTGCAGATATCTCGAGCAACATGCTCTCCAAAGAGGTGGATGTTACTAAGTGTGCTGTCTGGTTTGGTGGAGCGCAAAAGAACATTGGACCTTCTGGTGTCACGATTGTGATTATTCGTAAAGATTTGATTGGTCATAGCATGGGTATCACGCCAACCATTTGGGATTGGGCTATCCAAGCTAATACCCAATCGATGATCAATACACCTCCCACTTTTGCGATTTATATGGCGGGCTTGGGTTTTAAGTGGCTCTTAAAGCAAGGTGGCGTCAAAGCAATAGAAAAACGCAATCAAGAAAAAGCAGATTTGCTTTATCAGTTTATCGATCAAAGCAGTTTGTATGAGAACCGCGTGACTAAAGCATATCGCTCACGTATGAATGTCACCTTCTTCTTAAAAGATGAGAATTTGAATGCGGAGTTTTTGGCGCAATCCAATGCCGCAGGTTTAGTTGCATTGCGTGGTCACAAAGCTGCCGGTGGTATGCGCGCCAGTATCTATAACGCCATGCCAATTGAGGGTGTAAAAGCCCTGGTTGAGTTTATGCGCGACTTTGAAAGGCGGGCTTAATGAGCACTGAAGAACAGCGCCTAGCGCCACTACGTGAAAAGATTGACGCACTCGATGCGCAGATTTTGGATTTGCTGACTCAGCGCGCAAAGGCAGCGCAAGAAGTGGGTCACGTTAAAGGTGGATTTGCTTCGCCAGTCTTTCGTCCTGAGCGTGAACGTCAAGTTGTTGCACGTTTGCAAGAGATTAACCAAGGCCCTTTATTGCCCGATGGTATTGCTGCAATTTGGCGTGAAGTCATGTCTGCTTGCCGTGCCTTAGAGGCTCGTCAAACGATTGCTTATCTCGGGCCTGTAGGAACCTTCTCCGAGCAAGCGGCGCAAAACTATTTTGGCCACTCGATTGCTGGTTTGCCTTGCGCTAGTTTGGATGAGGTGTTTAAGTCGGTAGAGAAAGGCGCTGCACAATTTGGTGTGGTGCCTGTAGAAAACTCAAGCGAAGGTGCGATTTCTCGCACACTGGATTTGTTATTAGATTCTTCCATGCGAATCAGTGGCGAAGTTGTTTTGCCTATCCGTCATCACTTATTAACAAAGAGTGGCAACTTAGACGGTGTGACCACTGTCTGCGCTCATGCGCAAGCTTTGGCTCAATGTCAGCAATGGTTAAGCGTGCATGCTCCGCAATTAAAGCGCCAAGCAGTTAGCAGTAATGCTGAAGCAGCGCGCCTAGCTGCTAGTGATCCTACCTTGGCTGCGATTGCTGGCGATCCTGCACAAGAGGCATATGGTCTACAGGCAGTCGCCGCGCAAATTCAGGATGATCCACACAATCGCACTCGCTTTGTCGTAGTGGGTAACTATGCTTGCCAACCTACTGGTAAAGATCAAACATCATTAGTTTTGTCAGTTGATAACCAACCAGGCGCTGTACATCGTTTACTGGCGCCATTAGCAAAACATGGTGTTTCTATGAACCGCTTTGAATCTCGTCCAGCGCGCAAAGGCACTTGGGAATATCACTTCTATATTGACATTGCGGGTCATGCTAATGATGCCAAGGTGGTGGCTGCTTTGAATGAGTTAAAGGAAGTGGCTGCGTTTTATAAGAACCTTGGATCTTATCCACATTCAGCATAAGCAAGCATCTAGTAGGTTTTTAAAAGATTAATCAGTAAACACATTTAGTAGATTCGAATGACTTCTAAGATTGGCTTAAAACACATTCATGCGATTGCTCCCTATGTTGGTGGCCGTCCCATTAGTGAAGTAGCGCGTGAATATGGTCTTGATGAAAACAAGATTGTGAAGTTGGCATCCAATGAAAACCCATTGGGAATGCCAAAGTCCGCTCAAGAAGCCATGCTGAAGGCTGCGAGCGATTTGGGGCGTTACCCCGATTCCAATGGATTTGAATTAAAGAATGTTTTATCTGCTGCTTTGGGCGTGCCATCTGATTGGATCACACTGGGCAATGGCAGTAACGATATTTTGGAATTAGCTGCGCGTGCAGTTGCGCAAGCAGGTGATGAAGTGATTTTCTCTAAGCATGCATTTGCTGTTTACCCGCTTGCCACTCAGGCGGTTGGAGCAAAAGCAGTGGAGGTGGCTGCAACTTCAAGCTACGGACATGATTTACCAGCAATGCTCGCTGCCGTTAAGTCAGCGGGTGATAAAGCGAAATTGGTTTTTGTGGCCAATCCAAACAATCCCACAGGAAGTTACCTCACTGCCAAAGAGATTGAAGACTTTTTAGTAGCGCTGCCATCACATGTCGTGGTGGTATTAGATGAGGCCTACAACGAATATCTCACGCCAGAGCAACGTTACGATGCAATCGCCTGGGTGAAACGCTTCCCGAATATGATTTTGTCTCGTAGTTTCTCCAAGGCTTATGGTCTTGCAGGTCTGCGCATTGGCTATGGAGTTGCTCAGCCGCATTTAACGGATTTATTAAATCGTATTCGTCAGCCGTTCAATGTTAATAGTCTGGCGCAAGCGGCTGCGATTGCTGCCTTTC
It includes:
- the serC gene encoding 3-phosphoserine/phosphohydroxythreonine transaminase, whose translation is MTFDRRIFNFAAGPATLPEEVLKQAADEMLNWRGLGTSVMEISHRSKEFMEVYEETLQDLRTLMHIPDTYEILLLQGGGLGQNAAIPMNLMPLAKNGPKADFLVTGIWSEKSYKEAQKYGTANLAASSAAEKFNTIPARSTWRLSSDAAYVHYCANETIGGVEFPDVPDAGNTPLVADISSNMLSKEVDVTKCAVWFGGAQKNIGPSGVTIVIIRKDLIGHSMGITPTIWDWAIQANTQSMINTPPTFAIYMAGLGFKWLLKQGGVKAIEKRNQEKADLLYQFIDQSSLYENRVTKAYRSRMNVTFFLKDENLNAEFLAQSNAAGLVALRGHKAAGGMRASIYNAMPIEGVKALVEFMRDFERRA
- the pheA gene encoding prephenate dehydratase, translated to MSTEEQRLAPLREKIDALDAQILDLLTQRAKAAQEVGHVKGGFASPVFRPERERQVVARLQEINQGPLLPDGIAAIWREVMSACRALEARQTIAYLGPVGTFSEQAAQNYFGHSIAGLPCASLDEVFKSVEKGAAQFGVVPVENSSEGAISRTLDLLLDSSMRISGEVVLPIRHHLLTKSGNLDGVTTVCAHAQALAQCQQWLSVHAPQLKRQAVSSNAEAARLAASDPTLAAIAGDPAQEAYGLQAVAAQIQDDPHNRTRFVVVGNYACQPTGKDQTSLVLSVDNQPGAVHRLLAPLAKHGVSMNRFESRPARKGTWEYHFYIDIAGHANDAKVVAALNELKEVAAFYKNLGSYPHSA
- the hisC gene encoding histidinol-phosphate transaminase translates to MTSKIGLKHIHAIAPYVGGRPISEVAREYGLDENKIVKLASNENPLGMPKSAQEAMLKAASDLGRYPDSNGFELKNVLSAALGVPSDWITLGNGSNDILELAARAVAQAGDEVIFSKHAFAVYPLATQAVGAKAVEVAATSSYGHDLPAMLAAVKSAGDKAKLVFVANPNNPTGSYLTAKEIEDFLVALPSHVVVVLDEAYNEYLTPEQRYDAIAWVKRFPNMILSRSFSKAYGLAGLRIGYGVAQPHLTDLLNRIRQPFNVNSLAQAAAIAAFQDKAFLQKGFELNCAGYEQLTNAFDQLGLRYLPSAGNFVLVKVGDDDQAGARMNLALLKRGIIVRPVGNYGLPQWLRISIGLPEENAAFIDALKAILASE